The genomic window CGTGTCTTTCAGCACTAACactttctgtgtgaatggccccttacaCCTGCTGATCATGTGCTCGTGTGAAGGATCATGGGTAATTCACCAGCGATTCTTTTCAGGTTTCATGTTTCAAGAAACAACAAGAACAAACATCTATTATTCATATCAGGTGTTATTTTATgccagcatcacacacacacacacacacactgtaatggtttttatactgagcCAATCATATTTTAATTGCTGAACACACACTTATGAAAATGAGCTGAAgtgataaaattatattatttaaagccAATTAAAATGACTACatacacaaagaaaacatttaGCATGTTTAGAACAAAAGGAACATAATAAAGAACatacaattaaaacattatttttgaggACTTTGATGAGGATGTCCATGAGTGAAGGTTTGTCAGAGTAACTGGTTTGTTCAGTTTGTGCTGAACGTCTGAACTCAAGCAATcatcattcacacaaacacattcaatcATTCAtaacagaccacacacacacacacacacacacacacacacatttaacgcTTCTGCAGCTGACCTCACCACACCGAAACACACACATACGAGTGACCGCTgcagctgacctctgaccttacagcaaacactcactctcactccagTGTGTCCAGCTGCAGTTGACCACAGTGAAGACTGAGAATGATGATGATAAAGCCTATCAGATGGTCTGGTATCCGGCGTGTGTCCGCTTCCTGCCGATCAGATAGGCGATGAGGATGATCAGCACCAGGCCGGCCAGAGAGGCTCCCACGATGATGGGGATGAGCATGTTCTCCTGATCTATACGACAATCCtccgctacacacacacacacacacacagttttttaattaaatcaaataaaaaaaactatttattttaaaatgtctacaCTTCTACTGAACAGGCTACACTTGAGCTGCTTATTTAAACAGATAAGAGGCATCTTAAAACCATCTAcaagatttaataaaaacattgtaaaacattGTAAATTCCTTAAAGGTGCATCATATAAACAATTGTAAAAATGTGCAGCATTCACTGATAGTGAACTGCTATAAAATGGCAATCCTGTTGAATGTGCAACAGCGCTGCTGGACTTTGAAATGTACAGCACTCCACTAATGAACTGAAGCGTCGGCTTTAGAAGCTTATAAACCGTATATCGTGGCAACTCTTTTTCCAAATGTAAGACTTCTTCAAATTACAATTAAGGATTATGCAACACTCCTAAAACAAATGTAAGACTTTTAAATACTTTGTAAGAACCTGCAGAAACCATGCGACTGGTTAGTGATGTCATTCTATTTGATTTGAATTTGATTTCTGTTACACACTGAATTGCAACATTTATGAATGTTATTGGTCAGTCAGTCATATATATACCGCCCCAAACTCACATGATTGGTTGTCAGAAGTTGACACATCACTCAAACAAACAGATCAGTGTTGTGAGAGCGTCAGTGTGTCACCCTTCAGGAATCAGAAGGAATGACTGTCTGACAGTGACTCTGAACATGAAACAGACCGACTGATCATCCGATCACATGACCGCTGGCCAGTACCTGCAGCAAAGCCGTTTGCAGTGACGTTGAAAGGCTGCAGTTGCAGTCTGAAGGTGTTGATGGAGAAGGTGGGCACCACGGAAAGCTTCTGCTCCGCACTGCACATGTACGAGCGGCCCACGCTGCACTGCAGGAAGTTCAGAGAGCCATTTCCCTCCACAAACCTTTCTACAGtaatcatataaaaaatataaatatacatttattgagACAAGAtgcaaaaatatgttaaaaagaaTTTAAGCCAATCTGTAGAAAAACAaagataaatatgtatatttaatgatTAACCATTCATTAATCATTATGATTCAGATTTTTAACCCTGGatatgattaataaatgtcaaCCATGGGCATATGGAATATGCAGGGCAAGTGTTCCCCCcactattaataaatattaataaaaagtaaataaataaatatatatatataagtgtccACAGAGTTTCTAACGGGCCAGTGGgaataaatctaaatttaaattcaTAGAGACAACAAGACAGTCTATGCATGACCTGATGTTTTATTTCTATCCAAAATGAGGCGATGTGAACATTGTAGAGTGCTTGACACTCTCACGCAGTCTATGTTTCATTCATGCTCGAAGCCGGAgggcactcacacacagaaagtTACAAAAATAATCATGGAAGTAATAACTTATTTCCCAAATCGCACCCTAATCCCTCGAGTCCACACATTCGTGACATAATACCACTTTGACTGTTAGGTAGAAGTGTGATTTGGGGGGCACTTGCAAGCACCCTCCTGAAAGCTAAAATGGGACACCCTACGGTCTCATGGACTAAACAGACATGTGCACGTGGTAGCCATCGTAAGTTCTCAAGTGCACATGATGTGTGCCAGTTGGGACATGGCCCATGATGTGACAGGAAACCCCTTATATGGACAAAGGAATGCAGCTATGGCTATAGCTAAGCTGAATAAAAAccagaaatgttttgaaaaataatctACATGAATAATGCAGTGCTAAATGAAATTTCATTACAGTACTGACTAATTGTCATTAGGAAGATACAGGGAAAAAAGTGCAAATTATTGGTTATTTTCCAACAGTATATTTGATTTCTTAACCAATTAAAAGtaagagattaaaaaaattaaacctgtCAATTGGACAAAAATGGtattacatttgacatttctgtccccctcaTTGCTGGAATGATGGCTGTGCCTGTCTTGTCAtcgaaaaaaatgaaatgaaaaaaatctgaaatgctgTATATACACTACAAAATGTTgcactgtttaatttttttttttctccatggaagttaccatcaactgtttgtttTTTGGGACGAACTAtcactttacattttgaaaagtGAATTTAAGACATTTGAATGCTTTTTAAGGATATGTGGACATCTCTATCTGTACGTCAGATAttaatttaatagatttaaatgaCTAATAATCCTACAGACTAGTTAACTGAAAATGTACCTGTCATGTCAAGCCAGAAGGCCGAGACATTCACAGCGCTCAGATAAAACTTCTGTGTGGTCAGGTTCTGCAGCAACAGATAAAATATGATATGATTATCATCATATTAAGATTACAAGACATTCagacacataaaacacacacatacacacacacaccagtgtgaAGGTGAAGGTGAGGTTGGTGAGATCCTCAGACAGCACCAGCGTGGTCCTGGGGAACCCACATGACCCCGAGGCTGTGGTTCTGTTGGGCTGCAGGTTCATGACCTCACTGATGGTCTGTGGAGGATCAGATCAGATATCAGCGGCTGTCAAACAGGTAACATCAGCAGGAAGTGACCGTGAGCATTTGTCACCTTGTTCAGAGACTTTGAGTGGTGCGTAATGTTGAGCTGCAGCCCCATGAGCGCCAACAGACATGCAGTGCCATTCCCATTGGTGATGGTGTAGTTTCCACGCTCCGGTGCCGGCAGTGGGACAGGTGGTGGAGCAACGGTGGTTCTGGGTGATGTAGTCGGGGCAGCGGTCGTAACCGTCTGATCAGCACTGCAAACACTCTCTACACAAAAAACAcatcaaatatattcaaacagtGCTTTATACAAAACAGATTCAAAGCAGATTCACagtgataaacaggaaaataacagtgttaatgatgcaaaattcatcaattatgaaactaattacatttcagcagtaaagcagctctacagaagacaatagtgtcattctTCAGACCAATTTAGTTCAGTGACAGTGTCACAAACTAACTAATGCAACACATAACTAACAGCTCCAGAGCACATTTACAAAAGAGACAAATGTATTATTCATGCAGtgttttagttaaatattttttttttactttaatgaacATTTTGACATCTGATTGTTTAATGcaatactgtgttttttaaacTGTGCAAATAGGGAAGTCATAGGCTTGTTCCACTCTGGATATTCTCGATATTTCATCTCAAAATTAGGAAGATCATGTTTCAGATGTTTTTGGAAGATCCCCCACCCCTATATACTATAATCGAGTTTATtagtacacatgcacacacacacacacacacacacacacacacacacacacacacacacacacacacacacacacacacacacacacacacacacacacacacacacacacacacacacatatatagactTGTTTGGCATTGCTGGGAATGctcacaaaagagagagagagagcaattttattttcagttttcatttaaatatctaagttttagtaattttgttatgtgcttttgtcattttcatttattttatttcctttatttattgttatttaacttCAGTTTAtagttaaacttttatttcaagtatttgccaaggcaaaatgtatattttttaggtTTTTTCAGGTTTCATCTTCAggttttttatctaatattaatattttattttagctctatttaaattaatgtgtattaaaaattaagtgtttaaaaaaagttttagatACAAATAACAAAACTGTCCTTTATTTGCTGTccttactttttaaattatggaAATTTTTTACAGACTCTGAGGGTGTGTAAACTTATGCACTAGATCTATTAGAGCAAGCTTATTTCCTGCATGAGTCAGGCACTCCATTCACTCCAGCTCTGAGCATCAGTTTACCCAGCAGCCCCCATTAGCAGCCACAAATGAATGAAAGACCAATTTAGAGATCAATCAGTCTGATTCAAGAATGAAgttcaaacaataaatgaaataacctGTTCAACCTGTTCACTGAAAAGAACCCGTTCAAAAGGACAATTCATTTGCACGTAGGAGGACTGCATGATTCATGCAACTGTGTATGCTGGGCAACTTTTGATGTGGGATTAACAAGAACaagtaaaataatacataattcaaTGTCAAGAAGGTCAAATGCTACCATTGTGTACCATTTGTGCTAAGATTTGCTCCGTTCATGTACGCCTCCATGCGAACTCCTGAGAAGGTGATGTTGACCTCGTTGCTCAGACTGACGGACGTGGAGCTCTGACACCTGTAAGTGCTGTTCATCCTCGCAGAGATCTCCGACACGTTTGTCATCACCCACACAATTCCTGCAAGAGAAACACCTGTGAGCAGACACTCATCCACCATagcaacgtgtgtgtgtgtgagagagagattcaCTTGAGCTGGAGGATTGTGGAAAGGTGGCGGTGTCACTGAGATTGTACTGCAGGCTCATGTTGGCGACCCGGTACAGCGATCCGTCGCTGGAGAACACAAGAGCCAGAGCGTGACCTGCACCGAACGACACCACCAGCTCTGGAGGAACATCACCGGCTCCGCAGGAACTGCTGCTTCCCACTGCTGCGGAGGACGGTAGCGCAAACCTCACCACACTCTAACAGAGGGAAAACACAAACATGCTGTATTCATTTGAGAAACCAAAAGTGTGGTGAGAAGTGTTCACTGACAACCTTTCCACGactaaggctgatgatacactgGGTGATTTTTTTTGCTTGGGCACTTTCCCTTTGAGAATGGGTAACAAATGTCtatctggatactttagatcAGTCGTGGGCCCTGTTTCGACAGCAACATTGCCCaaagttgccctgtgtatcaGCAGCATAAGACAAAACAATGAGAGACAACAATGAAATCATAAAACACTGACtttataaacatgaataaaaaattacttaaaaaaaatgatgaatacttaaccaaaaacattttcttcaacaaaaaggaaaacaataaaaaaaatattgaaactgcTTATTAAACTTGAGTAAACTATGAGTTTTCATGCTTCAGGTTGCAAGATTTCAGAAGTTTAAATCCTCTtaaaaggatacattttctgcccaGAGTTTAACTTACTCTTACTCTAATTGGAATCAATTATCAGCAATTTCACTGCTTGAGCTTTCgagttttaccgtttttttaaataatgtatagaGTCTGTTATTTATAGTTATAATTAAAGTCAGGAAACTAGACTagtgtaaataaatcaaataatatctTGAATGATGACAATCATGATCAGTAATCCcaattagaaaattattttaattatcagtTTAACCATTATAAAAAGCATGACTAAATTTGagtttttaaatgtaagttttcattgactaaagCTAGAACATTCCCTGACTATGTATATTAGAGGTCATCTGATTGATTTTGCTGATACGATAACAAGGTAGGACCACACTGGCCAATAACAGATTAAtcaaatttattacaaaatataaataaataaataataaatctaataaatattatttgtacacTTTTCATTAAATGTTAGTTCATAGTTCATTCACTAATGTTAATAGatgcatatataatattacattactaaatgttgaaattaacacaCTGTAACAAGGAACAATACTTCTACAAATTTTATTATTAGACCTTAGATAATGTTACAAATCTTATTGTAAACTGTTACGATTTCATGTCAGGCAATGACATCCTGGCTATTGTTAAATATCTACAATTGAAATCACATACGTATGTAGATTGTATGTATACTgtcttcctgtagctcaattggtagagcattgccttatcaaggttgggggttcgattccccgggaacacatgataggtaaaaaattgatagcctgaatgcactgtaagttgctttggataaaagcgtctgctaaatgcataaatttaattttaatttaattctttttgtttgtttgcttgtgctTGTATTTTAGAACACTTGATGATTatctaaataaagataaaatatgcCAGTCACACACTggacaaaatacattgtgtcgcATCTAGGACAAcgccctatatatatattaacaaaaataaaataaaatgtacgaTTTTCATTTTGGCCCTAGTATGAAGTTGTTCCGTTCAAGTCAGACAGtaaatgtgcaaatgtttttaaaaaatgaataatgtctCCCAGGTCAAACATGTGTAGAAAAATATCATTACAGGGCCACAAATAAGTATATCTgttttaacaaatatgtattttttccctTTCCTTTACTTAAGTATTGATGTGACGTGTAGGCCAAGTATAACCCATACTtcaaatttgtgctctgcatttaaaccatccaagtgcccacacacagcaatgagtaatgaacacacacatgaacacacacacactcaaagcagTGGGTGGAAGtaagcgctgttcattcactctgATATGGCATGCAATAGACATACGGCCGAAACTTATTtcaaaacttttataaaaaaaaaaaaaaaaaacacacacaaatatatatatatatatatgtatatatatatatatatatatatatatatatatatatatatatatatatagggtgctTCAAAAAAAGGTATGTTTTTGTGTCGTgcgtgtctgcatgtgtgtgtgtgtgtgtgtgtttggtaccGTTCCATTGGTGGTGTTGTAGGAGATGCTGAAGTTGGCGCTGAGTTCAGCTTTAATGCAGGTGGAGTTTCCATCAGTCACCTCGAACGACACAGCATGAGCCGCAAACACAAACCCTGAAACacaaccatcatcatcatcatcatcatcatcatcatcatcatcacaggaTGTGAATGAGTTGTGACCCTCAGTGTCCACTAGAGAGTGCCGTCACACTGCCGTCTGCTGAACTGTCCATGATTCATCAGATTTCACATCAGATCACAATCGCAGCACCATAACACACTGCACTCATGCTGAACCAGAAACATTTCATACTGATATCAAAGCTCCCACTGATACTGGAGCATCTGCTGCTTCCCATGATTCACTTCTACAACACAGAAGATCTCTTGTGAAGATGgtagtggacttcaggagaaccccccccccccccactgaaCATCATGCACAGCATACACTCATTCAAGTTTCTGGGCTctaccatctctcaggacctgaagtgggacactcACATTGAAAGAAGCCCAGccgaggttgtacttcctttgtCAATTGAAGTAGTTAAATCTGCCGCAGGTGCAAATGACACAGTTTAACTCAGTTGTTAATAATTCGGTTCTATGCACTattataactgtctggtttgggtcAGAGAGCAAATCAGATATAAGAAGACTGTAACAGACTGTTAGGACAGCACAGAGGATATCTGGTGGTCACCTGCCCAACCTTCAGGACTTGTACAtatccagaataaaaaaaaggtgGGTAACATCACAGATCACTCTCAACCACAGCCTTTTTGCACTTCTACCCTCAAGCAGATGCTACAGATCTCTGTGCACTAGAACATCTAGGCATAACAAGTTGTTCAAAATGTCATCTCCACCTTAAAGAGCTAGCACACCAATTACAACCTGTTTTTTTATAACCCGTAATCCAGCACTCTTATGGTGTTTATACAACCTGAGAATTAGGCAAATTGTCCGgtacaatct from Carassius auratus strain Wakin chromosome 1, ASM336829v1, whole genome shotgun sequence includes these protein-coding regions:
- the lamp1a gene encoding lysosome-associated membrane glycoprotein 1a; the encoded protein is MMVKRCYAAGVCWTLLMGFVFAAHAVSFEVTDGNSTCIKAELSANFSISYNTTNGTSVVRFALPSSAAVGSSSSCGAGDVPPELVVSFGAGHALALVFSSDGSLYRVANMSLQYNLSDTATFPQSSSSRIVWVMTNVSEISARMNSTYRCQSSTSVSLSNEVNITFSGVRMEAYMNGANLSTNESVCSADQTVTTAAPTTSPRTTVAPPPVPLPAPERGNYTITNGNGTACLLALMGLQLNITHHSKSLNKTISEVMNLQPNRTTASGSCGFPRTTLVLSEDLTNLTFTFTLNLTTQKFYLSAVNVSAFWLDMTERFVEGNGSLNFLQCSVGRSYMCSAEQKLSVVPTFSINTFRLQLQPFNVTANGFAAAEDCRIDQENMLIPIIVGASLAGLVLIILIAYLIGRKRTHAGYQTI